A region of Deinococcus aerolatus DNA encodes the following proteins:
- a CDS encoding four-helix bundle copper-binding protein: MTQNAGSAITRMLQTHPQLGQSPFDMNALTTCIEACFECAQVCTSCADACLGETEHAGHLTHCIR, encoded by the coding sequence ATGACCCAGAACGCTGGTTCCGCCATCACCCGCATGCTGCAGACCCACCCGCAACTCGGCCAGTCCCCCTTCGACATGAACGCCCTGACCACCTGCATCGAGGCCTGCTTCGAGTGTGCCCAGGTGTGCACTTCCTGCGCCGACGCCTGCCTAGGCGAGACCGAACACGCCGGGCACCTGACCCACTGCATCCGCC